The DNA window aatattatatacttaaaataatttatttaatctttaataatttaattaatcattaatagttaaaatattaaataatttattaaatataaatagtttaaatattaaataaattattaaatattgatatttgaaatattaaatagttaaaatatttaatagattaaatattttaataaactaaAAAGTTGCAATATTAATAGACgaaatattaaatagtttaaatattaaataattattattaattatatcataatattaataaaattaaaattaaaatattatataaaataaatactatgaaatgaaattattaaaatgaaatataatatGAAATATAAGTAATTTGTTAAATATTAAAGCAGATATGTAAAATATATTTGGGTCGAAAACTTTGTCATTTAGGCAAAAGTTGGTTATAGTGGCTATGTCGAATAAGGTGGGCGTTATCATCCTACAAGGAAGGTGTTCGTTGTACTTTCCTAAAAATACAGTGCTGCATTAAGCATGTTTTGGAAGTATGGAGGACCAACCATATATAGTTGGATTAACTCATAAATGCTTCTTTCCTTCCAGGTTTATGCTTTCTCAACTTCGACCTTGTTTAACAAAGTAATATAGTCTTCTGTTGTTTTGATCGGAGGCGCAGAGCGAAAAATACAGAAAGTGGCGCTCATGTAATCTAAGTTAATAGGCTTCTTTATCCTAACAGTGGGCTTTGTTTGATGATAAGAAGGGAAACACTATTTCAGCTTATCTACATTGGCATTAGGGTCGGGGAGTGGACCCATAAGCGCATGCATTTTACCGGAAATTGTAAAAGGGATAAGTACTTGAGATTTCCTTATGCGAGCTTTTTATTTTTGCAATGAAGGTTCTGGAACATATTCTTGATTCCTAACAGCAATAGAAACCTTGAGTTTGGCAGTCAGGGGCAAAGGTTCTTCGGAAATCTTTGAACTCAATGGTTTTGTGGAAGAAGTCATTGATGTAAATGATAAAAACAACGTTTGGAGAAAAAAGAGTTGAAGAACATAGTTTGTTTGGGAGACATTTGAAGCTAAAAGAAGAATAAGAGATGAGGAATCAGAGTATATATAGTGGAAAAAGAGGAACTCTTCAGATTTGCTTTTTGACAAATGGCGCCAAATTTCGGGATTCATAGTCTTTTCCTAGAGGCGAAATCAAACTGTTAATTTTTGTGGTCCACGTCGTCCTAGAAACTTGGAGCCATGATGAGTTTTTAGTGGTTGCACGTTATAAGGTGAAGTCTCGATaaagttgtcatgatgacaatgcCATTTATGCATTACTTGAAACAATAATGATAAGATTAAAAAATGCTCCTATCTCCAGTTTGTCTGTGGCATTTTTTGGCGGCAATTTTTTATCCTAAAATTTTATCTTCATTAAGCTCAATGAATGAAAAAGGAGTTCAGAGAAATACTTAGTGAAATCTGTGCATTATGAGGAGTATTATGACGTAAATAATTTCTCCTAGAAGGGTGAAGACATGAGCATTTTGACATGAAGAATTATGGTCCAAGAGGTCGAAGTCGCTACCCAGAAGTCGAAGTTGGGActtcagatttttttttttgcaaaattatATGTTCAAGACTTCGATATCAGCAGTTTGAGAGAATTGCGAATTCGGAACAAATAATAGTTTTTTGGCCTTATCCATGTTAAGAAAGCACGTGGAGGCAAGTCTAGGGTGTGAAGCATGTTTATTTTTAAGAAGGAAGTTGTTGTAGGCAGTTAAGTTATGtattagtataaataagagtTTTACCATTAGGATTCGGTGTGTCAAATTCATTACAAAAACTCAAACACTTAAAGTACCCAGGCGAACAGTGAAAAGAAAAGTCAATTAAGCGACTATGTATGATTCTGAACACCATTTTTTACATATTTAAGCAAAGTTTTTCATTTACCTATATTTGTTTTCTACCAGCATTTCGACTccgttttattttatcttttacaaATATTTCAACCACGTCGAAATCCTTTACTTTTCTGCTAGTTTACTTTCTTTGCTTCATATAACCAATTAGAGTTATTTTGCATTTTACATAATACTCAAATACACTACTAAGATTTTATCCACATATGTCCCAGGATTAACTAGTCGATACTGCAAGTAACCCTTTTTAatgactagcgcttgtttactaAAATTCACGGTAAACACTGCCCTGCCAGAAAACCTCATGTCATCATAAAACCGTGGCTCCACCATTGCACATTGCCGACCACCGTCGGCCTCCGGTTGTGGTTGTATGGGGTTTGCCGCCGTAAATTTTTGGCCGACCTCCGCCTATTGAGATTCCAGGTCAACGCCTTTAGGATCCGATCGCCATCGCTAGCTGGAGCTCCGTCACAACCAAGTTCGTAGCTCCGACACCTCTTGatcaatatttgttttttttttatttttgaacctCTGACTTGgaatttttgattttctggttttcgcaatctccaaatatgttttctttcttttcatcaaCAAAGATTTTGAGGCATACttcaacaaacaacaaacaacttttgttaacaacaacataccttaaacaacatacaacatagCTCAACAATTTCCTAACATAAacatcaaaaatatcaaaactcatAACATAAAAGATGGAAACGTCTCATGCACCTGAAATGTGTAGAGGAACTGAATGAACTGAGTTTTGTATAACACTTTTTTTTTGATCCATAAGAGTTGAAAAAGATATGTTGGAGTTTTATGAAGAAATACTATGCAACCTTTCATGGAGACTTTGATAAGGCgagagagatgttagggttttgtttAATGGGAGAGACGGTTGTTCTGTCTTGAATGACAGAAATTTCACTTAAATATAGGTTATATTCACCATGCTTGTTTAAAACGACCGCGATGAAATATAGatacattttataataatttctaTTTTAGACCGTGGTgaaatgttttttaattttaatataaatataatattataaggGACACACCCATTTtgtaacaaaaaaagaaaagaaaacatacTGGTATTGGGATTCAAAGCCTATAAGCCTTAACATATGACCACGATTATTAGTGCGGACCGTAgtgaaatattttttaatttaatacaaAAATGCAGGCGCCTAAATAAGAGTTAATAAGTCGGTTGATTGAAGAGCATAAGTAATAACAagttacaaaaaatatattttgtagtGATGTACATTACTAAGAGTGACTACTCCCGGATCCTTGCAACAAAGAATAGTTTCACAATATTCTAACAAAGAAACTGAATCCTAGAAACTGAATCTAAAATTTATGCCTTTCGAAAAAAGATAAGTTTCTCTTTTACTTGTCATATTTTATCAGTTGGAATTCTCCAAAGTATTCTTGGACTATTATTAATGTAGATAGAAGTTGTAATGAAACTCCAACTCGTAATGGCATTGGTGATACCTTTCGAACATCCACTAAGACTTGGAAATGTGGGTTCTCTAGATTCATACCCAAGTCTTCAAATATCCTCCACACATAATTTGGGGTCATTTACCAAGGTCTTTCACTAGTCAACGAAATGGGCATTTCTTGTGGTTCATCCCTCTATATATGCCTAACTCATTGAGAACCCTTTGAATAAGTATCATAACATGTGATGttgattcaaaatattaaaaatatcattttaaaatatactaTGTGTAGAGTCATTCACACACTCAAAAAAGATAATTGAAGTGTTGATTTTAAGTCAAAGCTAGCAACCTCTGCAAACGTTGATTTCCTGAGTCACCCATCCTCTCCTCAAGAATTTAATAACATTCTCACAGCGGATGTGACATGTACTTTATTTTTAAGAATTTATAAAGGCATTGATGGAAATGATGAAAAATTACATTTATcattgagctttccaaaattggGCAGAAAGGTTTTATTGCGGTTCCCACATTTAGGTTCCTCATTCTTTCCACTTTCTTTTGATTCTTCCCCTCTCCTCTGCTAAAGTTCTCTCATCTTTTCTTAAACTCTCAAACAATAATTTAGAAAGTTTAACAGAGGATaactttataaaaataaatgagaaaaataCAAAGTTTCCAATTTAGAAAATAGAACTTAATCTAATAATTTTTAAGCAAGATCTCCTTAATCACTTGGTCCAAGTTTATGTATGAACTACCACCAGGTCTTGTCTCTTCCTCtaccttcttcttcaactccattGCCCTTTTCCTCATCTCCTTTCCTTTCTCTCCCACCATCAATTCATTCACTAATTTCTCAACCTCTTCTCTCTTTACATTGGTAACAATTTCAATTCCAATCTCCCATTCATTGCAAATAAGCCTACTGTTTGGTGGTTGATCAGTTAAAAATGGCCAACACAACATTGGCACTCCAGCACAAACACTTTCAGTGGTTGAGTTCCATCCGCAATGAGTCAAGAATCCACCAACTGAAGGATGGTTCAACACTTTCTCTTGTGGACACCAACTTGCTATTAGGCCTCTATCTGAAATTTCATTCACAAACTCAGATGACAAAACCACTGTGCCGCCAATGACAAGATCAGGCGTAATAATCCACAAAAAAGGTTTCTTACTATTAGCCAAACCCCAAGCAAACTCCAACAGCTTCTCTTCAGTCATAACTGTGACGCTTCCAAAATTTACATAAACAACAGATTCATGATCTTTTAATTCAAGCCATTCAAGGCAATTAGTATCTTCTTCCCAAAGATTAGATTCTAGAAATATCAAACGATTTTGTGGACTTTGATTTAAAAATGAAGCCAATGGACCAATGGTATATAGAGAAGGTAATATAGAACTAAGAGCATTCATAATATCTCTCTCAAGTTCATCAGAAGTATTGAAAATAATAGCAGAAGCTCTCTGATATCTACCTGTCATTTCAACTGTAAATTTTATCAACAAGTCATTTGGATTTCTTAGCTGAATCGAAGTAGGAAGGTCCTTAACTCTAAAGTTTTTCAAACCTGGAATCCAGTCAACTATAGTGTCTAAATATCCATTGATTAGATAACTCTCATCTGCATATCATAATTGCAAAAGTCAAtagtttgaactttgaagatataGAAAGTAAAAAAGGAACATAGATAATTACCTTTGAGTGGTAGAACACCGTTTTGAAACAATTTTGGAACGTGATAATTAGACAATAAGAAACATGCACTACATGGAGAAAAGAGAACAATTGGAAGTGCATGTTCTTCAGCAGAATCTACTGTAAATGGCATGAAACTATCAGAAACTAAACAAGTAACTGGAGGGATATGACCAGAAGTGGCAGACTCATGAAGTTTAGCAAGAAGTTCATCAAAGAATTGGTGGAAGTTGTTCAAGATTGATTGGCAAAGAGAGCGCACGTCTTGAGTAACATCACCATCACCATCCATAGGAGTTAAACCATCTGGTATGGTCTCAAAGGTAAAGTCTATCAAACCATCAAAGGCTTTTGGACCCCTTGATTTGAGCAAGCGTTTGTGGTTGTATTCA is part of the Vicia villosa cultivar HV-30 ecotype Madison, WI linkage group LG2, Vvil1.0, whole genome shotgun sequence genome and encodes:
- the LOC131647349 gene encoding 7-deoxyloganetin glucosyltransferase-like isoform X3; this encodes MSNFAERKPHAVLIPYPAQGHINALLKLAKLLHLRGFHITFVNTEYNHKRLLKSRGPKAFDGLIDFTFETIPDGLTPMDGDGDVTQDVRSLCQSILNNFHQFFDELLAKLHESATSGHIPPVTCLVSDSFMPFTVDSAEEHALPIVLFSPCSACFLLSNYHVPKLFQNGVLPLKDESYLINGYLDTIVDWIPGRYQRASAIIFNTSDELERDIMNALSSILPSLYTIGPLASFLNQSPQNRLIFLESNLWEEDTNCLEWLELKDHESVVYVNFGSVTVMTEEKLLEFAWGLANSKKPFLWIITPDLVIGGTVVLSSEFVNEISDRGLIASWCPQEKVLNHPSVGGFLTHCGWNSTTESVCAGVPMLCWPFLTDQPPNSRLICNEWEIGIEIVTNVKREEVEKLVNELMVGEKGKEMRKRAMELKKKVEEETRPGGSSYINLDQVIKEILLKNY
- the LOC131647349 gene encoding 7-deoxyloganetin glucosyltransferase-like isoform X1 encodes the protein MSNFAERKPHAVLIPYPAQGHINALLKLAKLLHLRGFHITFVNTEYNHKRLLKSRGPKAFDGLIDFTFETIPDGLTPMDGDGDVTQDVRSLCQSILNNFHQFFDELLAKLHESATSGHIPPVTCLVSDSFMPFTVDSAEEHALPIVLFSPCSACFLLSNYHVPKLFQNGVLPLKDESYLINGYLDTIVDWIPGLKNFRVKDLPTSIQLRNPNDLLIKFTVEMTGRYQRASAIIFNTSDELERDIMNALSSILPSLYTIGPLASFLNQSPQNRLIFLESNLWEEDTNCLEWLELKDHESVVYVNFGSVTVMTEEKLLEFAWGLANSKKPFLWIITPDLVIGGTVVLSSEFVNEISDRGLIASWCPQEKVLNHPSVGGFLTHCGWNSTTESVCAGVPMLCWPFLTDQPPNSRLICNEWEIGIEIVTNVKREEVEKLVNELMVGEKGKEMRKRAMELKKKVEEETRPGGSSYINLDQVIKEILLKNY
- the LOC131647349 gene encoding 7-deoxyloganetin glucosyltransferase-like isoform X2 — protein: MSNFAERKPHAVLIPYPAQGHINALLKLAKLLHLRGFHITFVNTEYNHKRLLKSRGPKAFDGLIDFTFETIPDGLTPMDGDGDVTQDVRSLCQSILNNFHQFFDELLAKLHESATSGHIPPVTCLVSDSFMPFTVDSAEEHALPIVLFSPCSACFLLSNYHVPKLFQNGVLPLKDESYLINGYLDTIVDWIPVEMTGRYQRASAIIFNTSDELERDIMNALSSILPSLYTIGPLASFLNQSPQNRLIFLESNLWEEDTNCLEWLELKDHESVVYVNFGSVTVMTEEKLLEFAWGLANSKKPFLWIITPDLVIGGTVVLSSEFVNEISDRGLIASWCPQEKVLNHPSVGGFLTHCGWNSTTESVCAGVPMLCWPFLTDQPPNSRLICNEWEIGIEIVTNVKREEVEKLVNELMVGEKGKEMRKRAMELKKKVEEETRPGGSSYINLDQVIKEILLKNY